In the genome of Hippoglossus hippoglossus isolate fHipHip1 chromosome 9, fHipHip1.pri, whole genome shotgun sequence, the window AATGAGATATTCAGAGCACGGTCGTGTGGGAAAGGACAAAACGTGACATTAAAGAAGCTGGAGCCAGTGAACCTGCTTTATATCGGGAAGTTATTGAAACGATGAATTTGTGATCAGAAGAGTAGgtgattgtttttctgttgtcagCTGTAGATAAAATGCAGGCGTAAATAAAAGTGACACACCCAACAAATACCTCTACAGAAGAActatttatgtaaataaaaacttaatacAGCTTCTACATCCTCCATCAACACTTGTGTTCaatcacattaaaatgcatcagtCATGATTGTTTCagttggtggaggaggaaaggggaAGAAGCCGGGGAGGAGAAAGTGGGTGAAATGTGACACAAAACTGCTGTGAATACGTAACACTTCTCAAAACACTGTTCAGATTATCTTAGGTTTCGTTTTTCTTAAAATTAGTTTTAGATAATTTCACACTAACATTTTCTCATTGTGAACTTTTTGGTTTGCAGCCGGACGAGTTGTACTTTGAAGAAGGTGACATCTTGTACATCTCGGACACAGTAAGTGAAACCTCAGATTTATCTTCGTCATCGTGTCCTCGTGTTCCACAAAATTCAAAtaacttcttcctctttcttttgccctatttgtattttgtcattttccaTCGTCCACTGTCATTTCTCCATTCTATTTATACTTCTCTGCTCCGTTTATCTCATTTACCTCTGGGATTTTATTAAAACCAAGACTTGTGCGTGACTTTTATCCCCAGAGTGACACTAATTGGTGGAAGGGAACATGCAGAGGAAGGACGGGACTAATTCCAAGTAACTATGGTGAGTAGAAGTTTAAATGTCTTTAGGTGTATGTGGTGATTGAAATATAATACAGACCTTTGTCTCCTGAAATGTTCCCTTCGACGATgcactgatgtttttgttttgtgttttcagtggctGAGCAGGCAGAGTCTATTGACAACCCAATGCATGAAGCAGCCAAACGAGGTGCAGATTCAACTACTTCCttgtcttatttatttgttgaatGTCTTCTGTGACATCTATCTATGTTGTAATACCTTCACtcccacacagttgtgtctttGTGGCGACAGTAAAAGCAGCTTTGGACCTGTTAacatcttttttccccctttctgcTCACACACTGTTCACATTATTAGTAACCATCTCCATTCGACTCTGTGTgcactctgtgtgtttatgggacacatttgtgtgtttgaacaggAAATCTGAGCTGGCTAAGGGAATGTTTGGAGAACAAGGTTGGAATTAATGGGCTGGATAAGGCAGGAAACACTGCCCTCTACTGGGGATGCCATGGAGGACACAAAGGTAATATGTCTGATGGTAGAAAATACACCAACAGCCTTTTGGTGCAGTTCAGCTCCATCtaacaaacacactgtattttCAGTGTATTTGTGACATGTAGTCAGATTTTTTTGACGACAGAAGTGAAGTACTCAAAAACAGGAACTTGTTCTATGGGTGTTCCAGTTCTGTAGTGCCCCTCCATTGTTCCCGCATGCTTTTGATGTGTCAAGTCATTGGATGTTCAATACCTCACGTaaacttctctttttctctgtgtcagATGTGGTGGAGCTGTTGCTCGGCCAGTCCAATGTGGAGCTCAACCAGCAGGTGAGAtgggttttttaaaaaagtaaaaagcacATTCACGAATAATGTGTGTGCAATCTTATATCGTCCTTATCTTAAAACCCCCTGTTATAATATCAAAGTTAATGCTCGTCGGGGTGTTTGTCActgatgatgttgttttgtgtctcagaATAAACTTGGGGACACCGTTCTGCATGCGGCGGCCTGGAAGGGATACTCTGACATTGTGGAAATGTTGCTGAACAAGGGTGAGTTTGTCATcttcgttttttttaatgtttatttggaAACATATCAAAAAGGGCGTTTAAAAACAGGGAGAGTTCCAGAAACATTCGATCAAAGCATATTATGAGTGTTTGACTCCAGATTGAGGAAATAAGGACATTTTGTCCGTCCTCacatgcagttttatttttaggttAGGGTGTGGCTTCCTGTATGTAGTTTCTATTTTGTTGTGTACTTTTGTTTCAGATGCGAGGACGGACGTTAGGAACAATGAGAACAAGCTGGCTCTGGAAATGGCGACTAACGCTCAGTGTGCTACACTTCTCAAAAGGAAGCAGGGAAGCAGTAAGTACAgctgccactagggggcaaGCTTGCAGCACTCAAGCTCGGTTTTACATGCACCTGCATGgtaatatgcagaatctgtggGCGAGGAACAAGATTTTCTGGTTTTTGGTTTGTAGTTTTGACCAATCAGGTTTggctttggttgcccgcaggtaaacagtccatgtggagagcAGAGCAATAACATGTTGATCAAAATGCCTTCGCTTTCGGCCTCttcatttatctgcattcatacgCAGATAGCTGTAAATAGAGTTTGACCTATAATGTTGTCTGGtcctaaaacacctacaaaaagtacCTGTACCtactttgttttgtgtggacTCACCAGACTGTAAACAGTGACCATCAGAAGATAAGAGACTTAGCCGACTCCGAAAATATCCACTTTCTGAGGGCTAATTCCTCgctgaaaaacatttttggaataaaataaTTAGCGATGTCATGTTAGTACCCAAGAAAGATAATTGGATGAAGattattatatttctgtcaTGTGACTGCCACATGAGATGAGCCATAATATATCATCCTGCATAATAATGCCACTTGGGTCAAGCCAGAGCTTCTGAACCTATTAATATAATGCATGTCCATCCGTCTCGCCCATGTCGTATGTCTTGTGTAAACCGCATGAACTAAAGATATCGTATTTAATCAAAGTTAATATTCCTGTTGAAAACTGGAATGAGGGATAAGGGATGAGGAGGCTCTTAGACTAAAGGACCACTTACAGTTCTGTTCTGTTTAATTGTTAGTGTTCAGTCTACAGAATATGTAATAGACATGAAGTCACAAGGTTTTCAAGATGGgtattttaaaaatactgcTAATAACTGTTCTTTTGTCTTCGTACAGATGTCGCCCGCACAATCAGCAACGCTGAGGAGTATTTGGATGATGAGGACTCGGACTAAGCTGAAACATTGTCGCTGTCTTCATTTGGTAGTTGGCGGGTTGGGAGAGTTTTTATTACAGACCAAAAATGGATTTGCtgctctgttttcatctgtaatTCCATTTTCGTTCTATTACTTTGTACAAACACCTCAGTTCTCGGCCCTCTGCATCGCATCAGTGTGAATTTCACAGCATTGGATTGATGCGGTGTTACTGTTTGCCCGTTTTTTCGAAGTTCATCTCCATGTGCAAGGAGTTTGTCTTGGATCATCGGTTTCACACTGCGGGCCGAGGGGCAGAATTTACAGTACGTAGTTGTGGAAAAGGGACCAAAGCTCTAAGAAGCACATTTCAAGCGTAGAGATTATGATTAACCTATTTAAAGTGGGAATTAAAGTGCCAGTGCAGATTAAAAGATTGATCAGATCTGTGTGTAGTTTTCAAGCTCCACTGAAATTCCTGAACTGCAGAGTCACCTTAAAGGAATTGGATGAATCTCTTGATGCTTTGTCACCACTGAGCATagtttatgtatatttatgtacattGGGGAGGCAAAGCAACATGTGTAATATTTCCCTTTTAATATGAGACATTCCTGTGTTACCTGCTCTtgtcaaatttaaaataaaatgggCCTAATGGGGGAAAGATTCAGGAAACTGTCATGTATGGTAGTGATGCTCCCACCTTCACAATGTGATGTCATGGAATCTCGCCTCTCACTTTTTGTGCTGCAGGGATTTTGGTCTGTGTTGTAACATTTCCACTGCTGTTAAAAATCCATCAGTTCAGTGTAACTAAAGAAAAATCTGTCCTGTGTAAAAACCTTTGTTTCGTCTTTCTAGCTTTTGATGGTTAGAATTCCATCCTGGGAGCAATTTTCTGGTTTCATTGCTGTTTTCCTACAAAGGATATTAAAGTGCCTTAAATATGTGCGTCTATAGTTGTTTCAATGTGAACGTGTGTCGTTCTTCAGATGATTTTGTTTGAGATTTCTATCTGCTTTGTCTTCAGTCTGCAATAAATTGTTTTTAACTTAAGCGTCTtcttatgaaacatttaaattaactagatccagatttttattttgatctggaccaaactgcacaaactcataaataccaATCTTTTTGACAATTATTAACAATTATAAAGAATCCGGAGTCTGCCCCGATCTGGATACACATCAAAGTTCAATGTGTTGTTCCTTGTTCCAATGTGTTGTCATACTCCACCCCTCTGTGGAACTTCACAGGAAATAGGTGgagcagtttttgcgtaatcctgctaataaataaacagataacAAACAAGATAATTCCTACTTAAAAAGCTACTCAAGGAAAACCCATATTCCACTCATTACTGAGAACAAATGTACAAAGGGACCCATTCTATACATGTAGGTTAATACGATTGTCGACTGTATATTAATCCAAGCAGGAATTCACACAAATAAATCCtctgaaaacatgttgaaaagtCAAAGAATTCCTTTATTAAAAAGTCAGCATGTTGATGACATTCCAGAGAAGGCAGAAagggcaaaagaaaaaagacgtTGACAGAAAATACAGCGAGTCCTTCGTGAGGGATTTGGGTGCATGCTACATAActgcaggagaaataaaaacagagtggTGAAGCGGAGAAGAGGCTCCGgactttgaaatgatttttctCAACATAAACAGGAACGGCAACTTCCAAGTGAAATATACGTCTTCCTCTTTAACACATCTGTCTGATGCCAGATGCACAgcatttttaaaactgaaatatatgtatataaacagCTCCGTGTATTGTATGAGTGCACgaacagcagaggaaacaagcaACTGGTATTTATCAAGAGTGCTGACGAAATCATATCTGCCTTTCAGCTGTTTTAAAAGAgatgttatttaaaacaaatagaaCAAGTCAGCATCCATGTTGAGAGcttggattaaaaaaacaaactaaaagttaaaaagtaaatCTGAAATCTCTTTTCATCGAGCAGataagaggaagagaagagttGTGAACAATTTATGAATTTGTGAAATAAGTCGAAAGCTGGGTAAACTTGAATGTAGGTTGCCCAACGAGAGGATACAGCGGGAGGTAGCATCTTGAAAATCAACTGCTCTCTGGGTTTTCTAGTAGCACAGAGTGAGACTGAGCAGCAAACAGGTGACTGTGTCCGACCCTCAGTTTCCCATGGGGTTTCATTGTTCCAGTTTTCATCCTGTAAAGTCACCATACACAACTTAACAGTGCAAACAACACTGATAATTCACTGCCCCCTCAACATTAATGCTCTCTCAGGTAGCAAAGGATATAAACTCTGTTATTTGTGGGCGGGGAAGAGACGAGAGGAAGCAGCTCTGATGCATTGATTTGCTGAACAAAAGCTTCAGCATATAGTGAcccacacgtgcacacaaacataaattcattgtaaagtaaaacaaaacagcagcgTTTTTTAGGTTCCACTCAGAAGCTGTGCAGATTCTGTAATACTACTCAAACATGAATGATCCCACATAAGATGAATAGAAGGCTTCTGCACAGCTGAACAAATAAGGCTGCAAATAATTATTCTTTTTATAGTCGAGTGGGACCAATATCGTCTTGATTTATTGTTCAGTCTTTTAAAAAGTCAACATATTGTGAAAAATCTCAGCTTCTCCTAATCAGCCTCTTCAGATATCTTGTTTGTGTCTGACTAACAGATTAATTATCCGTCAGTAGACTCATCAATTAATCAGCTGATCGTTACAGATCTGAAAGCATTAGGAACTAATACATTTGCTTTATGGTGGAAATATGAATGTTTCGACCCCCTATAATTGCAAAGCTCGTTAAATTACATGTTCATTTCCAAAAAACGACAATTCACCATTTTACACGGGCTACGCCCTGGACTACTTTGTGGCCAGGGcctgttgccaggcaaccagcaGAGACAAGTTGCTATGCCCATCTCAGGAATATATCAACTgtgaatttttgttttgtcatttgacTGTCaggaagaaatacattttccaaaatgttgaacCACTCTTAACATCTCAGTtgtgaaattattattagtttatgACAAACTAAtgcataacatttttttaaaccataaGATCAATGATTTCAACGCGTTGCCAAAAATCTACAACCAGcattgtaaattaaaatgttcacattatcacatgaaaacaagaaaatcacaaatgtgAATCACTACTGTTGGTTATTCTTGATTTCCCCCTTTatcctgctgttttgtttttgcaacgGATGAGAGCAAGTAAGGATGAAGACGCTGCCCCACCAACAAGGCACATTTGAGCGTAAAACTTAGCCGTGTTATATTAAGGCCTTTTCAGACACGAGCTGAGGTTATTGTTCAGCTTTCGAGGGAGACAGAGTCCCGATGACCTCTCAGAATCATGTTAGTAATGATCGCCTCTCTTAGCTTAACCTAAATaagaaacacagacatacaAAGGAAGGCTTGCACTCTATCTTCATGTCAGTTATAAATATAGTGGATCCTCGCTGTCCTGAACTTTTCacgagctttaaaaaaaacaaaaaaaacagccctTTTAGCCATAAGACAAAGTATTTTTCAGATATTTCAATTTTTAAATGGTTCATTAAGGAGTAGGAATTCTTTTGAATCCTTAAGAGGAACCTAATCCTCCAGTTTGTCTCAAAATGTCTGAAACCACCAGAATTGGAGAAGTGTGGTTTTCACTGGAAACATATTGCACCAATGACTGCAAATAAACACTTCTTCATTCAGAtgaaaaagattaaaatcaCAAGGTTAACGCGGTCATCTCAACAGGAAAGTATGTTCACAGATATAAATCTGCCATCTAAAACGTAAGATTTCATCAAAAAGGGAGAATTTCATAACAAAGTTTCAAGGTTTTtttgaaataaactaaatgtgAACAAGAGAACACGCACTTTAATCCATCCAACTGCTGCTCGCTGTCAGCAGGGCCTCATTCATACACCTCAACTAGAATCCCTTCTTTTAAACATGTCtgtgaataaataatatcagTTAATATCAGAGCAGTGAAGATTTCACTCTGGCTAATCAATGATAAGATATGAAATAATTAACTAGAAGCTGAAGATGAGTGACTGTGTTCAGTCTGTAATACTGACGACCTGATGCACACTATCCCACTGCCATGTACATGCATGCATTATGGATACATGTTTAAACCACTGCTCTATTGCACATTCAGCAAGTTTCAAGGCCCGATCAAGGATGCTGACTGATCTTTTCTTGCATTGCACAGAGTGGCTCTCGTAGTCCTTTAAAAACCACTTAAATATTAACTGACCCTGGTCTGAATTCCAGTGGATACAACTTAACGTCAAAGCAACTCGAGCACATTGTGGCTTTAAAACGAATGCTGAACTTAAGACCTTTCAGAATCACATCATAAATATTCAGCCACGCGAAAAGCTGTTGCAAATATGTGGAATTATTCAGTCGACGGACACAAACTTCTGAAGCTGACAAACGGCATCATCACTTCATGCACACGAGTAGAACTGAGAGATTGTGAAACCAACATGAATCTAGTAGAGTATGAAAAGTTAGTCTTCACCTTGGAAATAAACAAAGATAATAAAATCTTAACTCGATGTCCAattacaggttttttttatacttcGACCCTAAATGTAGGCCTGAAAACCCCCTTGAAAGAAGGAGACGTTTAAAAGCTCAGAAAGAAGGTTAGTAAATTAACCTTTAGTTAAGATTTGTTTGTCAACAACACGTTGATCAATATGAGTCAGAAAGAAAGCCAGCTTTAAGAAGAGGGTCgtgaacaaatgaacaaaattgaggtttcatttttttttcatttcattacattttcttttacctcCATTCCCACTCCGCTTCGACCTCGAGATaacacagaggtcaaaggtggAGTTGcacaaaaaaaccaaaaatCCATATAGTTTAAACACAGTCTGAGAGTCAGATGCGTGTGTGGAAGAACAAAGTCACACAGGCGACAGCTTCTCAACTTTAGAGCCCGCTGCAGGTAGAAAATAATGgaactcttcttctttttttaaataaataaagtcattaggatcgttaaaagaaaaataaaagagaatgAAATTACTGGGATAAAACAAATGATATCTTtgacaaacatctaataaaaatTCCCTCCCAGAAAATAATTTCTTTCACagattttttctcttcttttgtctttttttttctgcaaaaatgaaaatatagttttttttccatgttCTTTGCAAgtgtccatttaaaaaaagcattgtAGTACCAATGAGTCCTTTTTGAAATATATCTACAGCTGTACAATAGGTCTTGCCAGtgatttcatgaaaaacaaaaaattagCGTTTCCTTTTACATAAAAAGCGTCTTTACAGACATGGGTTAAAAAGGGTCATAATAAACAATAGAAAAAGAAGATAGAAAAACTAATTCTGCTAATGAGATTCTTGGAGAATCGTCTTTTCTTCAATGGCCTGTTTCACTATTTCAGCCAACTTCAACCGGTCGACTTTATCTGAGAAGGCTCGTCCTGCAACGGAAAAGATGGCAGTTAAAAAcctgtaataataaataaccgGAGGAGCAAACAATTGACGTAAAAGAGTTAAAGATTAGTGTTGATTTGGAAAAGAATCAAGATTGTAATGCTTAACTAATTATACAAATCACTCATCTGCTTTGTTATCTATTAGACTTTaaccacagagacaaagacaaaacatacggagcattgttttctgttgttttttacatgacTGATTCCATCTGTATTTTTTCAGTTAATCGTCTGAGGCTTGATTAATTTctagtttaaccataaacttatcaacaactatatatatataaaaac includes:
- the ostf1 gene encoding osteoclast-stimulating factor 1 gives rise to the protein MSKPPPKPAKPGQVKVFRASFTFEPRTPDELYFEEGDILYISDTSDTNWWKGTCRGRTGLIPSNYVAEQAESIDNPMHEAAKRGNLSWLRECLENKVGINGLDKAGNTALYWGCHGGHKDVVELLLGQSNVELNQQNKLGDTVLHAAAWKGYSDIVEMLLNKDARTDVRNNENKLALEMATNAQCATLLKRKQGSNVARTISNAEEYLDDEDSD